The Chryseolinea soli nucleotide sequence CTTCGGTTTCGGGTGCTCGCAGGGCATAGCGGCGCAGCTTGATGTGGCTTTCGTATTTATTCTTTGGGAAGCTGAGCACATAAAAGCAGCTGTCGGCTTCGTTGATGACCAGCGAATTGGAGAACACGAGGTCTTCCGCGCTGTGCCCCTCCGGGAACTCCCACAGTTTTTTCACACGGTGATCGTTCATGTCGAACGTATAGAGGTCGTAGAAGCTTTGGGGCGACAATTCTTGTTTGCCGCTTTGACTTCCATAGCCTCCAAAGAGCAGCACCTTGTCGCCCTTCGCCGTTACGCCGGATGCGCCGAGGTAGCGGGGTGGGATGGTGCCGTTGGTTTTTAGATTGATCCATTTTCCCGCAACCGTGTCGTATTGCCAAAAAACATTTTTGTAAGAAAAGAATCCATAGCCCCCAAACGAATAGAGCATGCCGTTGGCGGCGTTGTAGAATTTATTGTTGTGCCAGTAGCTTGGTTCGTGATAGGCTGTATCGCGATTTGTCCAGGTATGGCGCTCAGGGTTGTAGCGGGCGAGCGTGTTGGTGAAGACGTCATAGTTGATCAACGTATGATTCTGTTCGACATACAACAACTGGTTGGCATCGGTGTGAACCACGTTGCCCACCGTATTTTTTTCGAATTGTATTTCGCCGTGTTGCAGGTTCCAGGTGTAGACACCATTCACGTCGGCGGCGTATAAAATACCCTCCTTACCGTTGAAGGCTACGCCGGGATATTTGCCAATGACAAAATTCTTCCGGTGCACCCATTTGATGTGGCGGTCGATCAGCCACGTGGGGTTCTTTACGAGGGCCACGCGCTCTTTTTGGCTGTCATACACTTCGTTGACGGCATGGCGTTTCAGCTCCCATTGCGCTGCCACCTTGTCGCTGTCGCGGAGGACAACGTCTTTGATGCTCATGGGGGGCACATCGGCGGTGTTGAACCGGCCAAAGTCGTTGGCGCCAAAAAAGAAGCGGAAGGTCTTGAGTTGGGCTACAGGAAAAGATTGCGTTTTTTTTACGCCGTTCCAGGTCACGGTGATCTGGTTGGTTTGGGGTGAGAAGGCAATCCGCACGGGCGTCCACGTGCCGGGTTGGAGTTTCACGTCCAGGAATTCGTACTGGATGTCGGTTTGTTTGTTGTTCACGATGATGCCCATGTCGTGGAACTCGCTGTGTTCGGGGCTGGACAAGAGGTCGATGTTCACCGAGTCGTTGGCGATGATGCGCACCACATAGCCATAGGCATTGGTGAGGCGGTGAAAGGAAAGCTGGAAGGTGAGCTCGAAGCCGTTGTCAAACGCGAACGGGTCCTCGGGGGTGAGGTTAAGGGATGTGCGCTGATCCTTGATCACTTCGTGCGACGCAAAGGACAATCCGTAGTCGGGAACGGTCGATACTTTTTGCGCAAAGAGACCAGTAACGAAGAAGAGGAGGGGGAGTACGCGAAGAAAAGTTCGAGTTAAAGAAAGCATCGCAACCTGTATTTCTCCATCACTGTTTTAAAAACGAATTTAGTCAAAAAAATCCTCATTACGCGATAAAAAAACGTTTGAACGGCGTCTTTAATCCGATATTAATTCGATTTTAAGAGGGCACTCCTACTTTCACGGCGATCCAAAATAAAAGACGCATGGCCCTGAGAGTGTTGTTTTCTTTTTTGACGTTGGCTGCCCTCGTGGCCCTGCCCCAACATCCCGCGAAAGCGCAACAGAAAAAGCCGCAAGGCAAAATCGCGCTCGTCAACCCTTTCATTGGTACCGGTGGCCACGGCCACACATTTCCCGGCGCCGTTGTCCCTTTTGGTATGGTGCAGCTGAGTCCCGACACGCGCTTGAATGGCTGGGACGCCTGCGCCGGTTACCACGCGTCTGATCCGGTCATCCTCGGATTTTCGCATACCCACCTGAGCGGCACCGGCATTGGCGATTACGGCGACATTTTATTTATGCCCGTAGCCGGACAACCCTGGCTAAACCAAGGCACGGCCGACAACCCGGAGAGCGGCTATTGCTCCCGTAAGGTGGAGGGGTCGGAGGCGGCCACGCCAGGTTATTACCGTGTCACCCTCAAAGACGACAACATCACCGCCGAGCTCACCGCTACCACGCGCGCCGGCATGCACCAGTATACGTATCCTGCAGGGACCAACCCAGGCCTGATCATCGATGTGGGCCACACCTTGCAAAGCCATCAAAACGCGGAGAATCTCATCGAAATCGTGAACGACCACGAAATACGGGGCCACAAGTTCACCCGCGGATGGGCCCGCGAACATCATGTTTACTTTCACGCGGTGTTCTCGCAACCCTTCACCTACCGGCTGGCGTCCGGCGATGCCTATGCCACCTCATCCCAATCCAGCATAAATGCCGCAGGCGCCAAAGCCGTCTTGAAATTTGAAAACCTGAAAGATCGTCAATTGCAGGTACGTGTTGGCATCTCGGCGGTGGACATGGAAGGCGCCCGCAACAACGTGATGAACGAAATTCCGGACTGGAACTTTGCGAAGGTAAAAGATAACGCCGCAGCCGCCTGGACCGAATGGCTGAACAAAGTTGATCTGCAAGGCGGCACGCCCGACCAGCAGACCATTTTCTACACGGCCTTGTACCACTCCGCCATCAGCCCCAACCTGTACACGGATTGGGATGGACGATACCGGGGCCTGGACAAGAAAATCCACACGGCCGAAAAAGGATCGGAGAGTTATACCGTGTTTTCGCTATGGGACACCTTCCGCGCCTTTCACCCGTTGATGACCATCATCAACCCCTCGCGCAACGAAGCTTGGGTGAGGACGCTCATCACAAAATATGAACAAGACGGCGTGCTGCCCATGTGGGAACTGGCCGCCAACGAAACGGGCACTATGATCGGCTACCACTCCGCGTCGGTCATTGCCGATGCCTATGTGAAAGGCAATCGCAACTTCAATGTGCAGAAAGCCTACGAAGGTTTGTTGCGTGCACCGCACTTCGACACCGTGTCCGTCCATTTTCCCGATGCCGAAATAAAAAACAATGTGATGCCCGTGGGCAAGTACTACAACGAGACGTTGGGTTTTATTCCGTGCGACAAAGACAATGAGTCGGTGAGCAAAGCGCTGGAGTATGCCTATGACGATTGGTGCATTGCGCAAATGGCGAAAGGCCTGGGCAAAACCAAGGACTATGAAAAATTTATGGAGCGATCGCGGCGCTACGCAAAATATTTTGACAAACGCGTCGGCTTCATGCGGGGCGTGAATGCCGATGGTTCGTGGAAGACACCGTTCAACCCGCGTTTCTCGAATCACCGCCGCGACGAATATGTGGAGGGGAACTCCTGGCAGTGGTCGTGGTTTGTACCCCACGACATCGATGGCCTCATGGCGCTGCACGGCGGCCGGAAGCCGTTCATTCAAAAACTCGACAGTTTGTTTTCCGTGCAATCGGATATCGAGGGCAACAATTCTTCGGCCGACATTACGGGTTTGGTTGGGCAGTATGCGCATGGCAACGAGCCCAGTCACCACATTGCCTATCTCTATAATTATGTAGGCCAGCCTTGGAAGACCCAGGAGCTTGCCGATAAAATCCTGAACACGCTTTATTTCAACGACGCCAATGGTTTATCCGGGAACGAAGACTGTGGACAGATGTCGGCATGGTATATTCTGAGCAGCCTGGGAATTTACCAGGTGAGCCCGGGTGATCCAACGTACACCTTGGGCCGTCCCCTGTTCAGCGAAGCAAAGGTGCATCTCGAAAATGGGAAGACCTTTGTGGTGAAAGCGCAGAACAACAGTGTGGTTAATAAATACGTCACCAAAGTGAGCTTGAACGGGACGCCGCTCAAAACCCCGTTCATCACACACGAGGATATTTTAAAGGGAGGCACGTTGGAATTTGTCATGTCGGCGCATCCCACCATCACGCCCTGATTTTTTTAACAACTTAACCGAAAAAGAAATACACCGAAATATTATGCGACAAGAGGAGCTTGCCAAGCTGGAGAAGGAAGACCTGGTGATGTTGTTGACCCAGACCCACGACAAGATGAAAAAGAAAAACACCCAACTGCGCAAAACTCAAGAGAAGCTAAGTCTGGCCAAAAGCCGGATCCGTAAAATGAAGGACATTATCAGCTACCAACGGAAACGGATATTGGATGGTGTTTCAACACAGGAGACTGCGTAATACGATGGAGTGATCGCCCGTTTTTGCCGTTAACATAAATTCAGTTCATTCATTCAAGGCGTTATATCCACTTTTATTCCATGATCGCGCGTGTCTACATTTTAATGATTGGAATGCTGTCGACGCTGCTTTCCGTTTCGTTTACCTGCGCCCAGCCCAGCCGTAAGGTCAGCATCGCTTGCATTGGCGCTAGCATCACGTATGGCGCCGGTCTTGAGGATCGCGAAAAGCAATCCTATCCCGCGCAACTTCAAAACCTGTTGGGTGACCATTATACCGTGACCAATTATGGTGTGAACAGCACTACGCTCCTACGGCAGGGCGATCATCCTTATTGGAGCACAAAAGCATACGCGTCAGCACTGGCCAGCAATCCCGACATCGTGTTCATCGACTTAGGTGGAAACGACAGTAAGCTGGTGAATCGCGTAAACGCCGGTGCGCTGGAACAGGATGGCCGGGACCTCATTCAATCCTTTCGACAGCTTCCCTCGCACCCGCGCGTTATTTTGCTGTTACCGATCGTCTCGTTTGTGACGGACACGATGGAAATCTGGGATGCCGCCATCGTGAAAACCATCATCCCGCATTTGCGCAACGTTGCGTTCGATGCGGGCTGCGAGGTATTGGATATGCATCCGTTATTATTGAACCAATCCGCGTACATGCCGGATAAAATACATCCCGACGCCGTGGGGGCGTTGATGATGGCAAAACGGCTTCACGCTTTTCTCACCCAAGACTATGACGAGCGTTTCGATATTTTCAAAACGCTAAAACCCGAAAACCTTCAATCGTTTTATGGTTATGCGTGTTCGGAATTCACAATGGAAGGGCATCCCTGCAAGATCGTCCAGCCTAAACGCGCTGCGAAGCATCATCCGTGGATTTGGCGCGCGCGCTTTTGGGGTCACGAACCGCAAACGGACATTGCTTTGCTGGAGCGAGGATTTCACGTGGTCTACTGTGATGTAGCCGAATTGTTCGGCAACGCCGAAGCTGTGCAGCGCTGGAATACATTTTACGAGACGCTCACAAAGAACGGACTCTTTCGCAAAGTAGCGCTGGAAGGCATGAGCCGAGGCGCGGTGTACTGCTATAACTGGGCCGCCGCAAATCCGGACAAAGTAGTATGTGTTTATGTGGACAATCCGGTGCTGGACCTGAAGAGTTGGCCGGGCAGTCAGCGAACCAAAACCGAGCGACCGGAGTGGGAGATGTTCAAAAAAGATTTTGGGCTGGTTTCGGATGAGGCGGCGCTGGCGTTTCAAGGAAGCCCCATCGACAAGGTAGCGCTGATCGTAAACGGACATTATCCGCTGTTGCACGTTTGCGGTGATGCGGACCGCGATGTACCCATGATCGAAAACACGACCCCTTTCGAACAAAAGGTAAAGGCGCTTCATGGCGATATCACGGTGATCCACAAACCAGGCTTCGCACATCATCCGCACAGCCTTCCGGATCCAAGCCCCATCGTCGATTTTATTATGACGGCGTGGAATACGTACCGGTAGCCTGTTCACCTCATCCTAATCCAACGCCCTGCTTTTTCTAAAGCCATGTCAAAAGGATCGTCGCGGATCAAATTTTACAATTGCGGTTCAATCGTATGGATAGCGCTTGATTTTTTTTCATCTGTAAAAGCAAAAACCTTCAAAAAAATCGCTGTTAATAGGTTTTTAAGAGATAATTAATTCCCCCCGGATAGATTTGATTCATCGTAAACGATTGAATTGCCCATCGCAAACGATGATTATACCAACCCATGTTCCACTTAACTAACTATCCAAAACGATGATCAAAATCTACACGTTTTTGGCGCTCTTCGTTGGCACAAGTACCCTTCTGCAAGCCGGCAACGCCGGCCGGAAGGATGCTTTGAACGAAGATCGCAACGCGGGGCGGATCGCAAACGCGACTGCTCTTGACACTACGATTCCCCCCGATGAGGAGCCATTGGCCGCTGCACTGACGGCGCAGGCTGTGCAGGGGGTGATAACTTCTGAAAGCGGGGACCCCATGCCCGGCGTGAATGTGATTGAAAAAGGAACTTCCAATGGTACGACTACTGATGTGGAAGGAAAGTATGCGCTCAATGTGTCCGGACCGGATGCCGTATTGTTATTTACATTCATCGGGTATTCATCCCAGGAAGTGCGCGTTGGAACGCAATCGGCCATAAGCCTTTCACTTTCGCCCGATGTTTCCACTTTGCAAGAAGTGGTCGTTGTGGGTTATGGTACACAACAAAAGCGCGACGTTACCGGCGCTACCTCCACGGTTAAATCAGACGAAATTGTGAAACGCCCGATCATGCGCGTGGAGCAAGCCTTGCAGGGCACTACACCCGGGGTGGTCGTGAGCAGCAACAGCGGACAGCCCGGCGTTCCTTTGAGTGTGCGCATCCGCGGTTCGAATTCGATCAGCGGATCCAACGATCCTCTATACGTGATCGACGGCTATATCGGCGGCAACATCGAATCGATCAACCCGAATGATATAGAGTCATTGGAGATCCTGAAAGATGCGTCGGCCACGGCCATCTATGGTTCGCGCGGGTCGAACGGGGTGGTGATCATTACCACCAAAACCGGCAAAGAAGGAGCACCCCGACTCAACTTTAGCACGTGGTTCAGCAAGGCCATGATCGGCAAACAGCTGGATCTCATGAACGCCTACGATTTTGCCAAGACGGTAAACCTCCAACAATCGCAAATCGGCCAGGGTGCAGCATTCAGCGACGCACAACTGCAGGCGCTGAAAGAAAATGGTGGAACCGATTGGCAGAAAGAACTCCAGCAAAAACCCTGGATCCAAAATTACCAGCTCGATTTGAATGGAGGAACGTCGGCGGTGCATTACTATTTCTCATTCAACCACCTCAACCAACCGGGTCTCATTGTGAACCAGTACTACAAGCGTACCACGTTCCGTACCAACGTGGATGTGAAGGTGAACGACCGGCTGGACCTCAAATTCAAGATCACGGCGCTGCTTCCGCAAAGCCGCAACACAAAATACCAGGGCGATCTCACCGATCCATTCTCGCAAGCCAACATCTGGGACCCTACATCGCCCATCCGCAACCCGGCAACCGGCGAGTATGTGAACAACTCGTCTTATGGCTCCACAGGTTTCAACCCCATCGCGCAAGCGCGGAGTCAACAGGAAGATGTGTCGACCACCAACGTGACCGGTATGGCTACGTTGTCGTACAAAATCTTTAAAGACCTGACGTTTACGTCAAACAACAGTTATGAAATACAGTCGCAGTTCTCCGACGCCTTGCGTGGTCCGGGCACAGATCCTACGTCTGCTTTTTATGCCTCGACCTCGGCCAGCCGCTACAGGGCCTATCAGAACAGTAACTTCCTGACGTATAATCACAGTTTCGGAGAACATTCACTGACCGTAACGGCGCTGTATGAACAACAGAACCACTTGAACCGGAACCTGGATGGACGCTCATCGAAGTTGTCGAGCTATGCGCTTGGTTATTATGGACTGAGTCTTGGTCAGACACAACAGATCAACACCGGCTACTGGAACGACGCGTTGCAATCGTACATGGGTCGCGTGAACTATGCGTTCCGTCAGAAATATCTTTTGACGGCCAGTGTGCGTACAGATGGTTCGTCGCATTTGGTACAAAAGTATAGCACGTTTCCCTCCGTGGCCGTGGGGTGGAACATTTCCCGTGAGTCGTTTATGCAATCCTCCAAGCTGTTTGCTGATTTGAAATTGCGTGCCAGCTATGGTAAGACCGGCAACCAGGCCGTGCCTCCCTATTCTTCCATCGCCCAGATCACGACAGGTGGTCCGCACCCTTCCTACTATTTTGACGGCAACACACCCAGTGTATCCACACCGTTGGGCGCCCCGGTTTCAACGACTTTGAAATGGGAGACCTCTGCCCAATATGATATCGGTTTGGACGCATCGTTCCTGGAAGGCCGCTTGACGCTGACCGTGGATGCGTATAAGAAGAAAATCTCCGACTTGTTGTATAATTACCAGGCACCCTTCTACATGGGCGGTGGCTACTACCAGCGCAACATCGGAACGGTGGAAAACAAAGGTCTCGAATTCGCGCTGCGCGGAACGCCTGTGAACACGGGCAAATTGAAATGGAACAGCTTCTTCACACTCTCCTTTAACCGCAACAAGGTGCTTGACCTGGGTGGATTGGACAACGTGCAAGTGGGTAACATCGGCTCGGCACAAGACGGCGCCTCGCTGTTACGTGTAGGAAGACCGTTGGGTGAGTTCTACGGATACGAGTTCCTGGGAACCTGGAAAAGCAGCGAAGCCGACGAAGCAGCCAAATTTGGATTGTTGCCCGGCGCCGCTAAATACACCGACGTCAATGGCGACCATGCTTACAACTCGGCCGATCTGAAGCCCATCGGAAACGGTACGCCGAAGTATTCCTTTGGTTTTATTAACGACGTGACCTATGGCAACTTCACCTTCAGCTTTATGTTCCAGGGTACGCATGGCAACCAGATCTATTCGCAAACCATGGCTTACCTGTGGGGCGGACAAGGACAAGCCAAAAATGCTACAACCAGCGATGCGATGAACATGTGGTCGCCTACGAACGAGACCGACAATCCCTCGTTTGGTGGCAATGGCAAGAACTTCATCAACAGCAGCCGCTACGTGTATAACGGCAGCTACATCAAGTTGAAGAACATTTCGATATCGTATCACATACCGACGGATCTGCTCGACAAAGTGAAGATGAAGAACCTGGAAGTGTATGTGAGCAGCCAGAACCTCTTCACGATCACAAAGTTCCCAGGCTATGATCCCGAAATCAACAACGCTCAGAACGCGGTAACACAAGGCCTCGAAATGGGTGTGATCCCCAACCCGAGAACGTACACCATCGGTTTGAGAGCCGGCTTCTAACCATCACAAACATTTTTTAAAAACGTAACTATGAACAAGAAATATTTCATACCCTTCGCCTACGTCGGGCTGCTGGCCCTGGCAAGTTGCCAGGACCTGAGCGAAGACCCGAAAGCGAATCTTACGCCTCAGACTTATTTTAAAACGCAATCCGATCTCGATGCGGCCGTGTCCGCGATCTACGTACAGTTCGCCATCGACGGCGCTTATGGATTCACCAGCCGCATGACCTCATACTTCGGTGCAGACGATTTGACTACGGATCCCGCCCTGAATAAAGCCGACTTTCGTGACTTCGACCGTCTTGCCGGAGGCAGTGGAAACAGCAGCATGGTGGCCGAGTGGTCGGGTCCTTGGCAAGGCATTTACCAAGCCAACAACGTACTCACGAACTATGCGAAAGTAGAATCCTCCGAAGACGCAAAGAACGCGTCTGCAGGGCAAGCATACTTTCTAAGAGCATGGGGCTATTACAACCTCGTGCGCACGTTTGGTCCCGTGCCGCTCATCACTGGCCCGATCGACGTGAATGCACGTCCCGACCGTGCGCCGGTTGCCGACATCTATGCATCCATCATCAGCGATCTGGAAGCCGCAAAATCTTTGTTGCCGGTGAAGTTCGATGGTGCTCCGGGTAAAGCCAACCAGATGGCTGCACGCGCGCTGCTGGCTGACGTGTATCTTACGATGGCCGGCTGGCCGCTGAACCAAACCAGCAACTATGCACTGGCTGTACAAGAAGCGCAAGGCGTGATGGACGGCACCTACACGTTGCTGGATGACTACGCCACGGTATTCTCCACCAACAATCACTCGGAGTCGATCTTTGCCTTGCAGTACAACGTGGCTGGTGGAACACCCCAACGCAGCTTCGGTTCTTCGTCTGTTCCCCTGGAGGAAGTAGCATTGAATGGTTCCAGCGGATGGGATGATTACTATCCTGAGATCAACTTCTATCTGAACGCACCGAAGTGTGAACGCACCGATGAAACGTTTTACACCACGATCAAATTGCGCCAAGCCGATAATGTAACGTATAAACTGGTGAACTGGGATGCTGAGGAAACCCACGCCCGTCACCCGTATTTCAAAAAGTTCCGTGCAGGCCTTAACGGCGATGGCGTATCCGAGACTGCTAACTCCATCATCACCATGAACCCCAGCACCAACAAAGCGCTCGACATCATCCGCTATCCCATGGTATTGCTGGATTTTGCCGAAGCCAAGGCCATGTCTACCGGCCCCGACCAGGCGGCCTACGATGCCATCAACGCCGTGCGCCACCGCGCAGGTCTGAAGGATCTCACCACCGGATTGTCCGCTACCGCGTTTCGTGATTCTGTGGTCTACGAACGCGCCTACGAATTTGCCGGAGAGTTCGGTATCCGCTGGTTCGACATCGTGCGACTGCAATTGCTGCCACAAGTTATTGCCGCCCGGAGCGACAAAGAAAATGCGATCAACACCTCGGGCAACCTAAACGACAAATATCTCGCACCGATCCCTCAGAATGAGATGTACAGAAATCCACTCTGGCAACAGAATGATGGGTATTGATTTTTGTTTGGAATTCGTTAAACCATGCCTTCGGGTGTGGTTTAACTTTTTAATGCGGGGTTGGGCTGGGCAAGGGTTCCCCAGCTTCCCCCTGCATTTTGTTAGTGCGTGCTGTTCCGCGCCGCGGAGCGTTCGTACGGATCTATTTCGTTCGCAGCGGCGCGGCTGGAGATAGTTGGTGTAGCAAAGCTGTCCTAGACGGACAGCTTTGCTACACCAACCATCTTTTAAGGGCAAGCATCCGCGTAGCGGATGCTTGCTTTTGCGGTTCGAAAGCCAACAAGAACATGCGCAGCATATTCTTGCATCTTAAATCTTTTTGCTGATCAGGCACCCTGCTGGTGCCTGATCAGCAAAAAGATTTTCTAAGGCGCCTACGCACGATCTAGAGGTGATCACGTTCTTTCGCGCCTTCGATACACACTTCCTACAGAGCACCTCCCACACAAAACTCACACCCACACCTATTGCGCGACCCGCACACAAATCTCACTATAACATCAGCACAAAATGAAACGACAAATACTTTTTCTAATATTCCTTGCGACAGCACCTTTTGCTTTTGGCCAATCCAAACACAATCCCAAAACTTTATATCCCACTTACAACGGCCTGGTCATGGCCGGCTACCAAGGATGGTTTCGGGCGGCCGGCGACGGCAGCCAAGCCCGGCACTATGCCTACGGCGACGAGAGCCGTTCGAGCATCGACGCATGGCCCGACGTTTCGGAATATGAAAAAACTTACGAAACCCCCTTCAAGCTTCCGAACGGATCAAAAGCAAAGTTCTTCAGCTCGGTGGATAAAAGCACGGTGGATCTGCATTTCAAATGGATGCAACAATACGGCGTAGACGGCGTGTTCATGCAACGCTTCTTTGACGACACCCGCGATAATAACCGGAAAAAAGAATCGTCTGCTATTCTGACGAACGCTATGGAGGCGGCGACGAAATATAAGCGTGCCATCGCCGTCATGTACGATCTCTCGGGATTGAAAGGATCGGGAGAAGATTGCTCCTCTATTATCGAGGATTGGAAATATTTGGTGGATCAGCTTCGCGTTACCAGTCAGAAAGAAAACAATACGTATCTGCATCACAACGGCAAGCCGCTGGTGGTGATCTGGGGCGTGGGCTTTCCCGACCGGCCGTATAACATCCGGAACATCGGGTTGGAGCGTCTGATGAACTTTTTAAAGAATGACCCCGTCTATGGCAATTGTTCTGTGATGCTGGGCGTGCCCACGGCATGGCGCGAATTGAATGCCGATTGTTTGCCCGATCCCTATCTGCACGATCTCATCCGGGCCGCTGACTTAGTGTTGCCCTGGACCGTGCAGCGCTTCTCTCCGTTGCTGCACAATGACATGGATCGTTACCGTGACCTGATGCTAGCCGATATGAAATGGTGTGAAGACAATCGCGTCGGCTACGTGCCCTGTGTATACCCGGGTTTTAGCTGGCACAATCTCAGTGTGCATGCTTTCCCCGACGACATCAAGCCGGTGGCTTCCATTCCGCGTCAGGGAGGAAGGTTCTATTGGCAACTGATCTCCACCGCCCTGAACACCGGCGCGAAGATGCTGTATGTGGCCATGTTCGACGAAGTAAACGAGGGCACTGCTATTTTCAAGGTGACCGATACCCCACCCGTGGGGGGTGCGACGCAATTCATGGACCTGGATCACAAACCCTCCGACCATTATCTCTGGCTCACCGGCGAGGCAGCGAAAATGTTGAGGGGCGAAAAGCCGCTCACTTTTACACTACCGGAACGGAAATGAAGGAGCACCTTCGTACTTTACCCTGAAGAATCCTTTTTATGACACAGCCCCGCACCAATGACCAACCCAAAGCATCACCCCCGGGTCCGGGGAGGGTGCTGGCGTTTAAGGTGATCGGCGTGTTGTTGCCGTTTGCGTTCTTAGTATTGGTTGAGGTTTTATTGCGGGTGTTTCACTACGGATACGCCACGGATCTTTTTATAGCGTATTCGGGAAACAAGGATCTCCTGGTCATGAACCCGGATGCCTCCAAGAAATATTTCACGAATGCCTCGGCGGCGACCGTGGGAAACGTGGAGTTTTTCAGAAAGGTGAAAAATAAAAACACGTTGCGCATTTTTGTACTGGGCGAGTCTACCACGCTGGGCTACCCGTATTTTCACAACGGCTCGTTTCACCGCTGGCTGCAGTATCGCCTGCAGCATACTTTCCCGGAACGCGACTTTGAGATCATCAACCTGGCGCTGACGGCCGTCAATTCCTATACGGTGATGGGCTTTGCCAAGGAGGTGGTGAACTATTCGCCGGATGCTGTTTTTATTTATACGGGTCACAACGAATACTACGGCACACTAGGTGTGGCGTC carries:
- a CDS encoding RagB/SusD family nutrient uptake outer membrane protein, producing MNKKYFIPFAYVGLLALASCQDLSEDPKANLTPQTYFKTQSDLDAAVSAIYVQFAIDGAYGFTSRMTSYFGADDLTTDPALNKADFRDFDRLAGGSGNSSMVAEWSGPWQGIYQANNVLTNYAKVESSEDAKNASAGQAYFLRAWGYYNLVRTFGPVPLITGPIDVNARPDRAPVADIYASIISDLEAAKSLLPVKFDGAPGKANQMAARALLADVYLTMAGWPLNQTSNYALAVQEAQGVMDGTYTLLDDYATVFSTNNHSESIFALQYNVAGGTPQRSFGSSSVPLEEVALNGSSGWDDYYPEINFYLNAPKCERTDETFYTTIKLRQADNVTYKLVNWDAEETHARHPYFKKFRAGLNGDGVSETANSIITMNPSTNKALDIIRYPMVLLDFAEAKAMSTGPDQAAYDAINAVRHRAGLKDLTTGLSATAFRDSVVYERAYEFAGEFGIRWFDIVRLQLLPQVIAARSDKENAINTSGNLNDKYLAPIPQNEMYRNPLWQQNDGY
- a CDS encoding GDSL-type esterase/lipase family protein; translated protein: MIARVYILMIGMLSTLLSVSFTCAQPSRKVSIACIGASITYGAGLEDREKQSYPAQLQNLLGDHYTVTNYGVNSTTLLRQGDHPYWSTKAYASALASNPDIVFIDLGGNDSKLVNRVNAGALEQDGRDLIQSFRQLPSHPRVILLLPIVSFVTDTMEIWDAAIVKTIIPHLRNVAFDAGCEVLDMHPLLLNQSAYMPDKIHPDAVGALMMAKRLHAFLTQDYDERFDIFKTLKPENLQSFYGYACSEFTMEGHPCKIVQPKRAAKHHPWIWRARFWGHEPQTDIALLERGFHVVYCDVAELFGNAEAVQRWNTFYETLTKNGLFRKVALEGMSRGAVYCYNWAAANPDKVVCVYVDNPVLDLKSWPGSQRTKTERPEWEMFKKDFGLVSDEAALAFQGSPIDKVALIVNGHYPLLHVCGDADRDVPMIENTTPFEQKVKALHGDITVIHKPGFAHHPHSLPDPSPIVDFIMTAWNTYR
- a CDS encoding SusC/RagA family TonB-linked outer membrane protein; protein product: MIKIYTFLALFVGTSTLLQAGNAGRKDALNEDRNAGRIANATALDTTIPPDEEPLAAALTAQAVQGVITSESGDPMPGVNVIEKGTSNGTTTDVEGKYALNVSGPDAVLLFTFIGYSSQEVRVGTQSAISLSLSPDVSTLQEVVVVGYGTQQKRDVTGATSTVKSDEIVKRPIMRVEQALQGTTPGVVVSSNSGQPGVPLSVRIRGSNSISGSNDPLYVIDGYIGGNIESINPNDIESLEILKDASATAIYGSRGSNGVVIITTKTGKEGAPRLNFSTWFSKAMIGKQLDLMNAYDFAKTVNLQQSQIGQGAAFSDAQLQALKENGGTDWQKELQQKPWIQNYQLDLNGGTSAVHYYFSFNHLNQPGLIVNQYYKRTTFRTNVDVKVNDRLDLKFKITALLPQSRNTKYQGDLTDPFSQANIWDPTSPIRNPATGEYVNNSSYGSTGFNPIAQARSQQEDVSTTNVTGMATLSYKIFKDLTFTSNNSYEIQSQFSDALRGPGTDPTSAFYASTSASRYRAYQNSNFLTYNHSFGEHSLTVTALYEQQNHLNRNLDGRSSKLSSYALGYYGLSLGQTQQINTGYWNDALQSYMGRVNYAFRQKYLLTASVRTDGSSHLVQKYSTFPSVAVGWNISRESFMQSSKLFADLKLRASYGKTGNQAVPPYSSIAQITTGGPHPSYYFDGNTPSVSTPLGAPVSTTLKWETSAQYDIGLDASFLEGRLTLTVDAYKKKISDLLYNYQAPFYMGGGYYQRNIGTVENKGLEFALRGTPVNTGKLKWNSFFTLSFNRNKVLDLGGLDNVQVGNIGSAQDGASLLRVGRPLGEFYGYEFLGTWKSSEADEAAKFGLLPGAAKYTDVNGDHAYNSADLKPIGNGTPKYSFGFINDVTYGNFTFSFMFQGTHGNQIYSQTMAYLWGGQGQAKNATTSDAMNMWSPTNETDNPSFGGNGKNFINSSRYVYNGSYIKLKNISISYHIPTDLLDKVKMKNLEVYVSSQNLFTITKFPGYDPEINNAQNAVTQGLEMGVIPNPRTYTIGLRAGF
- a CDS encoding GH92 family glycosyl hydrolase: MALRVLFSFLTLAALVALPQHPAKAQQKKPQGKIALVNPFIGTGGHGHTFPGAVVPFGMVQLSPDTRLNGWDACAGYHASDPVILGFSHTHLSGTGIGDYGDILFMPVAGQPWLNQGTADNPESGYCSRKVEGSEAATPGYYRVTLKDDNITAELTATTRAGMHQYTYPAGTNPGLIIDVGHTLQSHQNAENLIEIVNDHEIRGHKFTRGWAREHHVYFHAVFSQPFTYRLASGDAYATSSQSSINAAGAKAVLKFENLKDRQLQVRVGISAVDMEGARNNVMNEIPDWNFAKVKDNAAAAWTEWLNKVDLQGGTPDQQTIFYTALYHSAISPNLYTDWDGRYRGLDKKIHTAEKGSESYTVFSLWDTFRAFHPLMTIINPSRNEAWVRTLITKYEQDGVLPMWELAANETGTMIGYHSASVIADAYVKGNRNFNVQKAYEGLLRAPHFDTVSVHFPDAEIKNNVMPVGKYYNETLGFIPCDKDNESVSKALEYAYDDWCIAQMAKGLGKTKDYEKFMERSRRYAKYFDKRVGFMRGVNADGSWKTPFNPRFSNHRRDEYVEGNSWQWSWFVPHDIDGLMALHGGRKPFIQKLDSLFSVQSDIEGNNSSADITGLVGQYAHGNEPSHHIAYLYNYVGQPWKTQELADKILNTLYFNDANGLSGNEDCGQMSAWYILSSLGIYQVSPGDPTYTLGRPLFSEAKVHLENGKTFVVKAQNNSVVNKYVTKVSLNGTPLKTPFITHEDILKGGTLEFVMSAHPTITP